In Macrobrachium rosenbergii isolate ZJJX-2024 unplaced genomic scaffold, ASM4041242v1 13902, whole genome shotgun sequence, the genomic window gtcactcgatgggccggttCAATTccccgccggctgatgaagagttagaggaatttatttctggtgacagaaattcatttctcgctataatggttcggattccacaataagctgtaggtcctgttgctggcaaccaattggttcttagccacgtaaataagtctaatccttcgggccagcctaggagagctgttaatcagctcagtggtctggtaaaattaaggtatacttttttaccCTTTAATTTGGTAATTAACTGTCACCGTTACCAACACTTACAGGAAATCCTGTCAAGATGAGTTATATGAAGCACCGTTGGcaaacgctgctgcaagtcccagccgtGTGAGGCCGGTTTCCCAGCTTGCTTAATTCACTAATCAAATTGAAGTGGTGAGAgagggaatcattcaggtgttcaggtaagtattacaatattagttttattatgaaaactgttgcaatacactccctgaacacctgaattagcccgacaACAAAAATTTTATGGAGGTGGGATCGATCTAatttcagcccgacctgccaaatGGGACGGCAGGaactcattattcacctactCTACCTATATGCATGTATCTCACCTGGTTATCCACTGGCAGAAGAGGatgcctgtagagagagtacccttGACGCCAGTCTCAAGTCtcggtactgtctgagtcgagctacctctcatatggtattcaaacctcctcatggatagagggTAGCAAAACCAACCTACCaggtggctaatcacagcctcccatgcaTGGGAGAACAACGACCTCCCATGTGggtaatcaaagcactctcatgtatggaggtgacaatgaacctcccatgtggctaatcaaagcactctcatgtatggagggggtacaacgaacctcccatgtggctattgcaGCCTCggatgtatggaggagaagttgaatgTGCACCCTCTTTGGTTCTTCATATTATGATGCAAACTGACACCAGTGCAGAAGAGAGGCGCGGTTTAGAGAAGATCCTATCAATCTGGCTCAGCCTAGTTTCCATCGTGCTAATGTCCAACCTAATGCCCCTTATGGATCCTGGGATCACTTGAGGAATTCCCAATTCCTAGCCTATCTTGAATACCCAACTTCCCCAACCTTATCCTGCATTTACAAGATCGTGTTGGCTGccacaaaaggacccagcgagtaacccttctcAATGAAAAATTGGATGTCCCTGAGTTAAAAGGTGGTAAAGACTGACACTGACTTCAAGTGGCTACTTTTAAAATCGCCGACACCGAATAATTCCTAAGGAAGGCCAAAGATGTTACCCATTCCTCTGAAGCTATGTGCCCTTGGACGCTTAAAACGGTTGAAGGTTCCAAAGTTAATGAAGAGCCTTCTGATGCCTGTTGAATAACCTCCctgaagaaagaaactgattgcATTCTTGGAGATTGAACACGAAGGGCATTTAGGAGAGACAAATAATGTTCGGCGGTAAAGTTTCGGTCTGAGACAGATAGACTTTAAAGCCCTAACTGGGTATAATAGCCATTCGGAAGTGTCGCCACTTACAAAGTCTTCCAAGGATGTGACTTTGAATGCCCTTGGTAAAGGATTCATTTCCGATTCGGACTTTGCCACGAATTCTggtaagtaagaaagaaaaatatgttttcccgaAAAGGAGACTGTCCTGGATACCGCCTGAATTTTTCCGATCCTCTTGGTCGTAGCCAGCACACTTAGAAAAAGGACTTTCTTAGTTAATTGCCTTAGGAGCAGAGACTAAAGGTTCAAGGCTGCCATTCTTAGAAATTCAATACAGCCGCTAAATCCCACGAGGGCCCGGCGGAAGAATTGGGTGCTCTGTTTCAAAAGATCTAACAGATCATGGAGAATCTTGCTGGATGAGAGTTCCAGAAGATGAAAATGGAACATACTGCTCAGCATTGACCTGTATCCAGCAATTGTAGAGTAAGAAAGTCTCTTGTCtccttaaaaatagcaagaagtcTGCTACTTTCTGGCAACTGTCGGGCGCGAAATACAATGCCCTTGTTTCCAGCACCATCGGCGATACattgcccacttggcctggttgGAATTCTTTAGGCAGAAAGGCAGTTGTCTAGCCACTGCTTTAGAGAGTCCCGCATGACGGGCCGCTGGCTGGACagtctccacgcagctagcttcagcatgGACGGTCCGGTGGAAATAGTGGAAGTGCAGCTGTTTGAGTAATTCTCCTCTCTGGGAGGAATACTGGAACTTCTGTTAACAGGTCCAGGAGGTCCGGAAACCAAGGTCTCTGGGGCCAGAATGGGCAGATCAGGGTCATTTTAGTGTTCTTGCAGTTTTGCTGGCACTTCCTGTGTCATCCCGGGAGGAAATACATAGACCTGTAAGTTGTCCCATGAGTGCAACATTGTGTCTGTCCCACAGGGACATGGGATTAGTTACAGGGTAGAAGTAAACTGGAAGGCAATGGTTCATCCTGGTGGCGAATAGATCCACTGTCGCTGGCCATCTCTTGAGCAGCAATTGCACCTCGTCTTGCACAAATGTCCATTCCCTCCGAGAACTTCCTGAGACTGACTCAGAGCGTCCACAAAACATTGAGCTTTCCGACACTAATTGGGAATGAGCGCTAAACTGTGTTCTTTGCACCAACTGAGAACTCTCTGTGCTACCTTGTTCATCATCTGTGATCTTGTTCCCCTCCTTTTTGAGATATAATACTGCTGCAATGTTTTTACGAGAACAACACTCTCGGTCTTGCTGCTTACTTGTTCTGCAAAGCGACTCAGGAGCCTCCTCGACTGCTCTTAATTCCCCTGTAAAATATGGACTCCTCCCCGATCCAGATCCCTCCAAGCCCTGGGCCTGAGATTCCTCTAGGGTTGCACCAAacctgatctgaggcatctgtgtacagatgtgTACGTCTGGAAGGGGGAGTCAACCTTACGctggtggtcagatgatgttcttctgaccaccaccaaGATCCTTCAGGCAGAATCGTCCCCAGATTATTGACGCATTCTCTtcaaagtcccagcgattcctgagacacacctgcagaGAATGCATCCGGAGATCGAGACCCTGGAACAAGAAGGATAGGGAGGCCATATCCACCCAGCGGGCTTTTCCATAAGCTCAGGGGTTGCACTTGCTTGGCTGACATGAAGGTTTCCAGCTGGCTTAAAGTCCCTAGTCTTTACTTGTGTTGGAAATAGAGAACTCTTTTTGAAATTGATTCTTATGCCTAACTCCTGGCATAGGTTCAAAAGGAAGTCCCTCGCCTGCAGAGCCTCATCTTTCAATGAAGGTTGAACCAGCCAGTCGTTGAGGTATCTACTCATTCGAAGCCCTGACGATGCATGATGTCTGAAACAGGAGACATCAACTCAGAATACCTGAGGTGctgctgtggtcagaccgaagcagaggactttgaactggaatgttCAGTTTGACCTGAATCGAACCTGGAGATAagcgtccttgaggtccactgaaatcatccaatcttCCTCCTGACCGACCGCAGCACTGATTGGGAAGTTTTTCATATGAAACCGTCCGCGAGGTTACAAACTGGTTGAGACCCGAGAGGTCTATGataggtctccaagatcctccccCCTTTGGGGGCCACGGAGATCTGGCTGTAGAACCCCAGAGAGGGGGAGCGGACTCTAAGGCTCCCTCTCTAAAGAGGCTCGGATCTCTGCACAAAGCTAACCCCCTGATGGAAGAAGGGGAGTAGCTGGGAAAATGTACTGGTGAGTTGGATAGCGGAGGATGagtgaaaagggactctgtaaccTCCTTagacctccactacccaactctccacTCCCCAATCCTTCCAGATGTCCTAGAACGGACAAGGCAACCTCCTACCGGTGCAAGTGAAGGGAATGTCTCCCTATTTTCGAAAATCCTTCTTCACGATTGGAAGGTTTCAGATCCGAGGCAGAACTAGAGGCTTGAAACCAAACCATACTCTCTAGGAGAAATTCCCCGTGACTTAGAGCGAGAGCGCTCAAAGGAGAAGACATTCTAGCCCCCTTCGGGATCTGGCACTCTGCTCTGCGACCTAATCATTGCCTGCTGCGACTCCATTGCAGAAGTAGATGATACAAAGTTGACCATCACCGACACGCTTCTTCTTCTAAATAAACTGCTGTTGAGCGCCAGTGAGCCCTCAACAGTGCCCTCTTATGGATGTCCGGGAAAATGAGGCAGCAGGTTGTTCAGATAGaagtcctcctcttcttcccctaaGAACGTAGTACATCCTGCAGAGACGTTTGCCTGCGTGTTAAGCCCCATGAAACCGATGTGATGAAGTTGTCAAAAAGTGTTGGATCAGACAGAGAATAACCATCCTATTTTAGGAACCCCATCAGACCGGATAACATCCACATAGTTTATAACGCCTCCGACTGGCTGCGGAGGTGTCTTCTGAGATACTGGCTTCCCTGGCCGAGATAGATACAAGACGGTTCGATGATGGAACCGAGATAGGAGAGCCTCTACTGACTGTTCAGTGGCACCCTAACACCTGCAGAAGGGTTACCTGCAACCCTGTAAAGCCCTTCGAATAGGAAGCAAGGCTGAATCCTGCTTACCCGATGCTTTCGCTGCAGCCAACCTATTGTCAGCCTCTCTCAAAGCCTGCTTGGCCCTGTCAAACTAGACTAGATTCTTTGGTGACAGTGTTACCCACCGACTTCGTGCATAAAGCAACTCGAACATCGCTTGGTTATGCTGTATCGGCTCCTCCGGAGCCTGGACTGTGGATGGCAGCAGTGGATGAAGTCCAACACCCATCTGTATTCAGACTCAGTGGCTGAGTGAAAACTAGTCTCCGGTATCTGATCCTCTTCTTCACAGGAACAGTCTTTTGTCGAATTGGTCCCACTGAGCCGAACCGAAAATGAGACAGGCTGACCCCTAACAAACCTACCTGATGATCCGAACATGGCACCCCTGGGTGCGCAATCCCGACACCTGACGGATGAGTCCCGAACATCTTGGGAGTCACCAAATAGGTTGTGCAAACTCCGCACCCTCCAaagatgacgcaacacctgggcggACAACGCCCCTCCTAAGAGTGAGCAATCAACTTATTATTGCCgggcctcttactcctcctcctacacacGAAGTGTCTGCGCCTTTGGCTACATCCTCGCCCTCCCAGGAGTCTATTCTGTTGGAAGggaagctagaaaaggtagtccgcaaagtccttggtattcccgAGGATAAAGAAGTCgttcctcctcaactcctggacggtctgggcacggaaccgattctttctggtgaagaggaaggcccaggtgaatcggggccttcttcaatttacgcttctctactcagctttctgctgcagtcgtaccataacattttcagccgacagcccctCTTCTCCGACTTCTACATTGCATCTGGGAAAACAAGGTCCTGCCACTTCActtcccaagttggtactctccaccgcctccaagaaagcattaaaagaggtagaggcgtggttggaagctaagaggtcctcgggtaagtcgtcgtttgcgtaccctccttcaaagctgtcgaaaaggaggcaaaattattacagcacaggagcttctccttcactgggatcCGCAATTTCAGCACAAGGGGACTTCGACAATTAATATAACACTTGCAATACTTAATattaaatcaatgaaatacttaaattacaacacacacacctatgttattaataaagttatttaattaagatatgttgatatttaattttacataaaccaaattatttaatattaatgtttatgttatttatttgtacattattttatgcTTAAGGTATTTCCTCTCTTCCATAAGAATGAAAGAGTAGCATTTTAAAGTCCTCTTTTCTATGAAAAGTAGCATTTGTCCTCACTTGTTCCGAGCAAGGTTGCTTCAAACAAGTGTAGCATTTTAACCCCTTCGGTACCGTGACGTTTCTACGATGTCATAGAGGGTGCAGTGACACTACCTAGGACGTATATATGTCATCATAACTCTATAAAGCTATAGGGAATGCTTGTAGCGCTGGCTTATGTCTCCTACTTATTTTTGCAGGTGTGGGCAGGCTGTATTAACCAACACTAAGCTGCTGCTCCTTTTTTTCAGCCACTCATGGACATTCTTGGCTGTGACGTCACAGCCTTCTCATCATCAGTTTATGCACAGTCATGCTCTGGTTCACACgtctatttttttcatgattttcttcattttacctttgttttcacAGCAAAAAGCATGATTGAAAGCAGTGATATCTCTTCCGAGGAATATGTTCCTTCTGAGGAAGAATATGAGAGCAGTGACGAGCTCTCAAGTgatgaaataagtgaaataagTAATGATGAATTTGAAGAACGAGAGGTGGATGGACCTATGTTACCAACATATTTGAGGATTGTCGCCCAGCAATGATGTCAGACTTTCATGATGACTTTTCAGGGCTAAATCCAGTGTTTGGGGATGCACCTTTCCTTACGCCTGGGGATGTGTAAGaacccgacgctgtctcttccaaacacgtgtgtgttcgtgcgttcgTCAATCATCATCCAttggagtggacaggacaaaacaggagcgtctcgttttcttcctctacaggaacgcgatttcaaccatacaatatttccgtctgtttctccctaagcattgttgtcttaatgtatgtacaatcaccactccTTGCATTGCCATGCATGCATTCTAATcacgtactcataatgttccaacgaatcttatgtatcaaactgtatgtgtttctgtttgtgaagacgccaaacgtctctccatttgacatatattatgctactgcattgtatccattaatccgtctcgaatctcatgcaattggccatatgtagaatttcctggcctttccatgatatatgtttcatcactgtatgttaatcgtgTCTCTCATTATCGACATCTGTTTGTctaccgacaaacacagatgcccgagtcTGTACCTCTgtgtttacctgtctgtgtgtagacgctacgttaccgctcgcacgcatcaataacatcttcgaagattctgtacatttatctcggtaaggaaccaccaataaaccagttaacacccagccagtaagTCACTCAAACCCCAGTCCTTACagatgcatatattttttttttttttgatgataaaGTGATGAAAACTCTTTGCTCATGGGCTAATGAGAGAGctgcattattttttcaagaaaatccccagaaaaaatggaaaattcatggGCTGATATGGGGAGAGGTAAAAGAGGGGGATATGTGGGGAGAGGTAAAAGAGGgggatatgtatgtgtttttttgtttgattttggctATGGGGATCACGAAACTGCCTCGCATGAAGATGTATTGGGCAGATTGCCCACTCTTTTGTGGTCCTCCCATATTTTGTAAGGAGGTAATGAGTAGAGgaagatttttttccattttgaaattctTGCATTTCTCTGCTGTGAGTGTGATTGCACAAGAAAGATGCATCCTCGAGAATAGAGCCATACTTGGACTTGCTACGTGACAAGTGTCATACTTTGATGAGGCCTCACAAACACCTCGCTGTTGATGAAGCTTTAATTCTTTGGAAAGGTCGTCTTGGATTTAGgcaatttataaaaacaaaacgttCAAGATTTGGAGTGAAAGCATTTGTTTTAAGCCCTTCTGATTCCCAGTGGAGTGGTTATTCTTGGAATTTTTCCCCTTACTAtggaaaagatatatttcaagtggaaaattacagaaatttgaCCGTTTCTGAAAGGATTGTTGTATACTTTATGGATGATTTATTAGATAAAGGACGCCGTGTGGTGACTGATAACTGGTATATGAGTTTGAGGTTGTGTGAGTACTTGGAAACAAGAGATACTTTACTTACAGGTGTTGTAAGAAGTGGTAGAGGTCCTCCAAGGAGCATCATGAATGAGAGGCTGGAAAGACATCAGTCTGTGTTTGCAAGGAAAGGAAATGTGGTGTTGGTAAAGTGGCAAGATAAAAAAGAGGTTGCAGTGATTTCAACGAAGTATGAAGGTGGAATGGTGGAGAGAACAAAAACCTATTTTGGGAACAGGACTGTATTTGTGAATAAACCTCTCCACAttgagaaatataatgaaaagatggGCAGTGTTGATATTGCTGACCAGCTTCTTGAGTCCTATGACCACAACAGGAAAAGCATGGCATGGTTCAAGAAGATCGGTCTCCATTTCATGTTTAGAATGGCACTGAATGGACGCATTGCTTTACAAGCTACAGGGAACTACAATGaggattttatgaaatttcttttggATGTTCAGCAGGAAATTTTATGTGAATATAGTATAGGTGTTGCAGCACTTTATGAATCATATCAATTGAAAAAAGGACCAACCATGAAAGTGAGTGTGTCGAGTGATACTCATCAATTTGTGAAAAACGAGAAAGGACAAAAAAGGTGTCGTattaattatccaaaaagaaaagatacaaggTATCACTGTCCCGCATGTCCAGGATCACCTGGCCTCTGTTCGATGGAACACTATCGCAAATGGCACCAGCAAGATAATCCAGATGACCCCCAACCAGGGAGGTCAACCACCAAGCAAAGGGGACAAGGGCAAAGAAGAAGCAGCAGTAACCGAATAGGATCTGAGTGGCAAATATGAAGGGATGGAAGGTGGCCACCTGGGAAGGGGGAAGCTCTAATGTTTCTATTTGTAATGATTCTATTTGCAAACTCCCAGGGCTGATGGAGTCTGCAAAGCACTTCGAAACTCCAAAGTCACCTTGAATGCACAAATTTGATAAGTGCTACAACAAAAGtgtaaaatatatgtgaaaaaaatcttgacttctatttactattattttatatgcCGTTTGTTATAACTAACTGCTACTTTCCATacttatgtgttatatatgtaggcctatatgtatgtgtactttatGCTCTACATATTGATGGAATGAATGTGAAGTcaatatacacacacgtgcatatatatatatatatatatatatatatatatatatatatatatatatatatatatatatatatatatatatatatatatatataatatatatatatgtgtgtgtgtgtgtgtgtgtgtgtgtgtgtatatatatatgcatgtgtgtatattttgaattcacgttcatttccattaatatacAAAGTTCATTTCCATTAATATGCATAATAGATGCtaaaaaccttttctttcatgGTTGTATGGATTCTAGGGTAGGTTGGGAAAATGCGGGATGCACCATCTAGCCGATTATGCATCACGCAGTACTGAAGGGGTTAATATTGActtataaatacaattttactAATCCTAATTGCTAACGtactatgaatatttacatatgaacaaACCTTTATATACTACAAAAATGGGCAATATGATCCCTCATCATTTGATGAAATCGTTCTGTGGCCTTTCTTTTTGGTCTGACAGACCTTTCTGTTCCAGGGGCAGCAGACCcattactaccattattatttattacattggGTCCACTATCAGGAGGATTATCAGTCACCACTGTATCAGCCCCAGCCTGAACACTTGACTGCCTTGTTGATATTTCCCTAGGAAAGTGACTAGACATTGAGTGGTATTCAATTGCACCACTTCCTTGCTTAAGCTTGACTGTTCTTCTTTTATTGCCACAGCCCATTACAAGTTCCAAAACCTTCCCTAACATCCAGAAGGGTCTAGGTTTGTTAAAAGCTTTTATCAAAACAACACCCTGATTCTATCTTCCCACCTACTACGATGAATATTGCTAGAATGCTCCCTCAGGCTTAATAGATAATTTTCGTACCacaaagttttgaaattattcaatatttcttcCTGCAATACTAAGGTATTTTCCAAAGCACCAGGATCTTGCTCTCTCCAgagttcctcttcttccttcctcaagactaaggaggaatttccatgaagtatttaaaatgaatttggaGTGATAAATTCAAGGCTGGCAGTACTAGATCTATAAGTAAGAGGTCTAGAATTTATTGCTAATTTAATATTAGATAAGGTGgttaacaaatcaaaataagaaagccTAGATCTTCCAATGGCTTTATACCGGCAGTTTTTTACAATTCTAATCAGCCTTTCCCAGGCAGAATACAAAGGGATTCTGATATGTTTGATGTTCCacttttccatttcctcttgaaattttttagattttaaagaggATTCCAATATGCAACCACCTTTTACGAAGGTTTTAGCATTAtcactatatacatatttaggaaCAGCATGCATATTgcagaacctttgaaaagccaacAGAAAATTACGGGTTGACATATCGGGTAATAGTTCAAAATGCACTGCTCTTATATTAAGGcaggtaaatattaaaacaaacattttgacATTATTCCCCGTTACTTCATCCTTCACCCAGAAATGCCCTGTGTAATCAATTCCAACATGCATAAAGGGTTTTACCAAATTCATAGGGTGTTTAGGCATGTCTACCATTCTAGGATATTTGTAAGCCAATGCATTATATTTCTTGCACACTGtgcatttacttattattgatttGACAGTTACTAAACCTTTAGGTATCCAGTATTCCTGTTCCCTAAGATAATTTGAAGTAGTTCCCGTCTCCATATGTTGAACCTTGGCAtgataataattaacatataAGAAAGTAAACTGATGCCCTTTAGGTAATAACACAGGGTTGTATGcattataatcaaaatacaaacatttagcCATTCTTCCTCTTGATCGCAGGATCCCATTATCATCAAGAAATAAACTTAAGTTTGACACTAATATTGGAATGTCTTTATCAGTGTTAATTTCCTGCTGTAAGTATTCTATTTCTTTACTTTACATTCAAGTTTAAACAAATAACTAGTACATTTTAACAATTTATCATaactagaaaatttatttatattaaaaaaatgccaGTGTTTACTCTATTTACAGTATtaacataatttacatttatttttagcttatattCAGGGGAAATACTTAATAGCGGATATTTAGgccaattatcaaaattattagacaGCCAATCAGGTCCTTCTAACCAAAACCCCTcaagtaggacgccttgacgaggtgaggggctaagggaccctggcctttgggcccgggtcctgacgaatcatcctacatagtttttggtttaaatggcgtggacatttccacattcgcaaaattttactgcttaggtgagtctgagaagggatcgtttttggaaggggttcgcattcgaagctaattgtgggagttgtggtggttgagtcgccacccgagatagtttggacctaagagatggtgatgggatttttcccactgctatcttgagggcggaaccatctctggggatcagcccatcggaatccaggggctggtttttggaggtgggactcctggcttttgtccggaagcccatgagtacggttggagtggggagtcagtccccattagtgggggcagaactcccagcaggcggattggcttatacctgggccactgcaagcgtactggtgctatcctgaaagggtagggtatggggtggactgttgggagtcaactctcacttgtgccattggtggagaatgcgaatacctgactgatctacgatactttcttgatatgaccaagcagtttcgggtgggtggatgaaccagtttgtgtgtggtggtctgatgtgtgcatgcttggcatcttggggtctcttcgtgggctttgggagtgtgttggggtggggaagctgagcagtagagctgcccagtttgtcctttttgatatgctgtcggggtctgtgcgggggctcttgggtgttgggtgtgcactttttggacctttgcatgtggactggtttaaacttatggatttggcttttagttctccctcccctggatccgatgacttaacggcactggcaacgacttctggcatgaacatggatacgggcttggctgttggacagaaccaaacactgagacaccagggtgttaataaatctggtggatttgattcaaataatagggtcctttattgcactaatgtaaacttatcattagattacgaatgtttatacagtgtagtgaagcaattcggcaaagtggaaagaattaaattaattctagaaaaatataagcagtcattttgtgcttttatcaaattttcctctcccttggaagctagtgaggcacaacaaagactccatggccacattctaaatgactcagttgtcagcacgaaagtattttcagtgaaaaacttgaatgatgagccatttgactttgttccaaaggctgaagaacatggaccagtcccatgtaccagagctcttcctccccctttatggcatgttgctatctacaaggagggagggaaaaatttgataaaagctgctgactgcattgagagcaaggttggttccattcccattggaaatttgaaacggtatggaaagaaccttctaataaaagctggaaatgagactcaagcagttctgttagctaactttaaacctcctgaaagtggaaatattgaatctatttcatctcacagattttttaatacactgaaaggag contains:
- the LOC136837943 gene encoding piggyBac transposable element-derived protein 4-like, with product MRPHKHLAVDEALILWKGRLGFRQFIKTKRSRFGVKAFVLSPSDSQWSGYSWNFSPYYGKDIFQVENYRNLTVSERIVVYFMDDLLDKGRRVVTDNWYMSLRLCEYLETRDTLLTGVVRSGRGPPRSIMNERLERHQSVFARKGNVVLVKWQDKKEVAVISTKYEGGMVERTKTYFGNRTVFVNKPLHIEKYNEKMGSVDIADQLLESYDHNRKSMAWFKKIGLHFMFRMALNGRIALQATGNYNEDFMKFLLDVQQEILCEYSIGVAALYESYQLKKGPTMKVSVSSDTHQFVKNEKGQKRCRINYPKRKDTRYHCPACPGSPGLCSMEHYRKWHQQDNPDDPQPGRSTTKQRGQGQRRSSSNRIGSEWQI